The Paralichthys olivaceus isolate ysfri-2021 chromosome 2, ASM2471397v2, whole genome shotgun sequence genomic interval gatgtGAGTGACacatagaggaggaggaggagaatgaggaggaggcTCCTGCTGGTGTATATCTGTAGAGAGGAGTTCCTCACGTTACTAAGCAGAGGTCTGTAGGGAGGTGAAGACAcaacagaagagaaagaggagagtcACAGCACCATCATCAGGAAGCATCTTCACTCTGACTTCATTCTCTCTATAGAAGCtcagatcctcctcctcctggtcagACATGTGTCGtctggctgcagctctgctcgcGGCTGTGGCCGCTTCTCTCTGGTGCGGAGTGATGAACCAGCCGCTCAACAGCCGACCCATCATCGGTAAGACTCGGcttcatgcgtgtgtgtgtcggttGGTTCTTATGTGATCGAACATAGAGAATGTTCGagaagaggagtgtgtgtgtgtgttacttgaTTTATTACTATAGTCAATGCACACTATATCATTTTGGGTTTTGGGTAGGTTTCATCAAGTCTTTCAAATAATAGACTTTCGTGTGAAAATGTGGAAGGAATCTGTATATAACCAGAATTAATTAGACTTGATTCATCCTGTAGGAAATTCTTGTGCCAGTTTGCTTCAAGATTACAGTCGCAACAATAAATAACACAGTAAACTCAACATGATATAGTGAACAAAGCCCCTGAGTGAATATAAGGGGAAATAAGGCATATAGTGTattgtaaatgaaataaaaatattaagtgTATACAGAGTAATGCCGAACCAGTGTCTAATAGAAATAACACGAGAAATGAGAATTAAATGAGTAAAAAGTAGTATCGCACACAAGTGGTAATACTGCACATGGAAAAGTAAAACAGAATAATATTGCATTAGTTATATTCAGATACATTTGCCAAATGCTCATTAGAGAATATTTTGTAACTTTGGGAACTGAACCTTGTTCTTGACATTTACTGTAGATGCCACCAAAGTACTTTAACTCATATGAAAAAAAGTTGCAGTGATGATCAAAGCAGCAGACTAACGACACCTAAAAACCCACCAGCTATAAAAGAGATGTGGTTCAACTTGAAATATGTTCATGATACTGACATTTTACTGTCACAAGGAAGTTCTTCTGGTTTCTAATGAAGAAGTCAACAATCTATTCTGCATTTTGTGATGACATGTCCCATTCACAGCATTACGTTCCCTTTGCCTACAAGAAGTAGTTTTTACCTAAATTGTATTTTCAAAGTGTTTAAATACCAAATGAACACATAAATCTTTGTAAATGAGGTTTGTCTACCACTTTAAATCCGTCATCTTGCACTGGAGTTGAAATCAGGGGACAGGTCTGTTGCTGCTGGCGATGCAGTGATGCTCTATTTGTTTTTCCATGATGTTTGTCTAAATAACAGAGCGACACATGTCTTTGAGCGTTTGCTCTCGGCTTTGATGTTACACACTGTCCCCAGGCACTAACTGTCCCCAGGCACTAACTGTCCCCAGGCACCAACTGTCACCAggaactacacaaacacaaacacatgacacCAACAACACTTCTAACACCTCAGTCTGAGTCACAATGTTTGTTTCTGGGCACAAGACGCTGATTGAGTGAAGAAACATTAATCACCATCACGATCTTGATGCACCATCACAATTCTTGTGATACACAACTTCTCTATGTATAGATCCATGGGatatttgtgtatgtgcgtTAACTGTCTCCTGTCCTCTGTAGGTGTGTTGGCACAGGAAACCCCTGTAGAACAACATGAAACTCTGGGCTCATCTTACATCGCTGCTTCCTATGTGAAGTTCCTGGAGTTAGCCGGAGCCAGAGTCGTACCTGTCAGGTAGAACAACTATGAACAAATTATGAACAtgtgatacaaataaaaaaaaaggttacagTGATGTCTGACTGTTTCTTCTGCCAAAGAAGAGGAGTGAAGTATTTTGAGCTGGTTATTGATTCAGCATTAGCATCAATGGGGGTTTACTTCAGAAATAAGTTAAATGGTTTCGTAGAACTGAAAAATCTGATGTTAAACCTGAAGTTAGCCAGATATCctcatattgtgttttttattacaaGCACAGGGTTTTATTTAAGTACTACTGCAAGTTACAAGTGTTGGTTCTTACAACTAATGTACATTTTACATAACCTCACTCCCTGACATGTTTATCTAGAAATTCCTCTTGACAAATATTTAAAGAGTTAAACATCCGACCTTGTTGACAAGTCGGATTCTGATTTGCCTCTGGCTCACAGACCTGTCAGTCACGGTGGTGCTGTGTGATGTGGACGGAGAATATATatgctgtaaaaatgtatttccctgcAGTTGGAATAATGTTGAGTTTGTATTACAACAGCAAACAGTGATGATCCCTGAGTTTCCTTTACAGGTTGAAATCAGAAACGTTCTCACAGCTGCTGCTTTGAATCCAGATTCATTCATTATGATTCAAATCGTCTTTGATTGAtggttaattgttttttttggccttgatttgtttttctatccATCAGAGTAAATCTCACAGAAGAAGAATATACCAAGATATTCAACTCAATAAACGGGTGAGTTAAACACTGTTTACTCTGCGTATGTCAAGAGTGTAGATGCTCCTAATTGTTATGTCTGATGTGAAATCTTCTTGAATCATATGTGTACACATGTGAAGTGTTTCAGAGGATTCAGGCTTCATCTCAGTGTTTAACATGGAGCACGGTCTCCCTGCAGGTTTGTGCTGCCAGGAGGAGGCTTGTGTCTGGAGACGTCGCTGTACAGTCAAACCGCTAGGTTTTTCTACAACTTGGCTCTGAGGGTAAAACACTCGTATAACTGAGTTGACCCAAGATGAAGTGACATCTGACACCGATTAGATTAACATTATCTACAGCTTTATCTCATGTTCTTGTTTGTTGTCAGTTGTCCTTTTGTTCGGTATTCGTAGGTGTTTATATCGTCCACGAATCTGCTTCCTtcaccttctctctcctccctcctctgcaggCCAACGATGCCTCCGACTATTTCCCCATCTGGGGATCTTGCAGGGGCTTTCAGCTGATGAGTGTCTTGGCAGCGGGGGAAGACCTGCTCACACTCACTGACACCCAGGCTGTGGCTCTGCCTCTCAACCTCACACGACGTAATGTCCACTGTCCTCTGCTCTGTTAGCCTCCTCACATCATGAACATTTTCTTGCCTTTTGGTTTAGATTTGATTTATAGGACTTTTCACTTGTCCACCTGTACCTCAAGTAGGATTTGAACTTCATCAACTTATGATTATCCTTAAATGTGTACTACAGTGACATGAAAGATATTGCAGTCGTCCGTTTGTGGCAAACTAAGTTATACTTTGAGGGATGATATGGACGGTTCTAATGTGAGCTAAACACAATTTAAAGCCATAGATGAGAAATGAACCCATGATCTTA includes:
- the LOC138411394 gene encoding gamma-glutamyl hydrolase-like; this encodes MCRLAAALLAAVAASLWCGVMNQPLNSRPIIGVLAQETPVEQHETLGSSYIAASYVKFLELAGARVVPVRVNLTEEEYTKIFNSINGFVLPGGGLCLETSLYSQTARFFYNLALRANDASDYFPIWGSCRGFQLMSVLAAGEDLLTLTDTQAVALPLNLTRQAYSSRLFKSFPKDVLRSLAEESISPHFHQWSLSTKNYSENARLKKFYKVLSTNHDGKTEFISTMEAYQYPFYALQWHPEKTPFEWIEKPGMIHSSSAIRAAFYSASFFVSEARKSNHRFPSLEEEERALIYNFCPHFMGSSNIFVQRYFFD